One part of the Truepera radiovictrix DSM 17093 genome encodes these proteins:
- a CDS encoding ABC transporter permease — translation MALFRYVNVLSLLLIVALVTAVLALSARSDAEWQALVTGVGGEDVVTFRLRRDAVDAPSWTPRHLTDLSALTGVREVFWRGGYHYIQGPGSAYVLPVTVASPGFLSARQVTLVAGRDLSAEDAGRPRAVLSEQHAREIFPDLSPAEVLGQSIRVDNEQLEIVGVAGDSDEVDAAFRTATTPPSSYPGSYDLQTVYLRLDDETNMAAVVEQATAYLAATEALAMLEAIPYREFVRPGVIDERLDYVREITVLFDWLVAFALLLGVINLFNQALLSAAARRQRWALHRVLGATRGQLVARELVIGAGAEWGAVIFGVLLGGLLGSLFGGLLSLRVVLTGLLIGILSFLLGSFPLVKGTLSLHPYGALRQSKGVARHPLLTLAGALGLLGGLALVVLAGGFRDLGQRAVGAEVQAIGADLVAFVPDRRSILPVAQLTEEDVAAFREAFPRVPVTRFERYPASVQRDTVSYDVEVIAADDVFLEVSGTRLEAGSWEGAGVVLGSAVAAALFPDGGALGQRVTLGGQRLGSDLELEVEAVAALPATERFESPALRPGAVLLPRALLNTFSLTSEVYARVGGLTESEVEALGAFLSARYPQTAPTVAFYAADSERWYLGRLQEVARHFNLVAVLIFVLASVGMATLAVARAEARRYVRGLERAFGATRAEVFRRELQSVARLSLLIGTLGVGVGLFTLWWWASGAGYAFVIPAFWLFAALVTTSGIGVLVGTAVAHWSAFRSPMAVLRGEG, via the coding sequence ATGGCTCTCTTTCGTTATGTAAACGTCTTGTCCCTCCTGCTGATCGTCGCCCTTGTGACCGCTGTCTTGGCGCTCAGCGCTCGCTCGGACGCCGAGTGGCAGGCATTGGTGACGGGGGTGGGTGGCGAAGATGTCGTCACCTTTCGGTTGCGGCGGGACGCGGTGGACGCACCTTCCTGGACCCCTAGGCATCTAACTGATCTGAGCGCCCTTACGGGGGTGCGTGAGGTGTTTTGGCGGGGTGGCTACCACTACATCCAGGGCCCCGGTTCGGCTTACGTGCTGCCCGTGACGGTGGCTTCGCCGGGGTTCTTGAGTGCCCGGCAGGTCACCCTCGTTGCGGGACGCGACCTCTCGGCCGAGGATGCCGGACGCCCCCGCGCGGTGCTCAGTGAGCAGCACGCGCGCGAAATCTTCCCCGATTTGAGCCCCGCGGAGGTTCTTGGTCAGAGCATCCGTGTCGACAACGAGCAGCTCGAGATCGTCGGCGTTGCAGGTGATAGCGACGAGGTTGACGCTGCTTTCCGGACCGCAACTACCCCCCCCTCGAGTTATCCGGGTAGCTATGACCTTCAGACCGTCTACCTACGCCTCGATGATGAAACCAACATGGCAGCGGTCGTTGAGCAAGCCACCGCTTATTTGGCGGCTACGGAGGCGCTGGCGATGCTCGAGGCTATTCCCTACCGCGAGTTCGTGCGTCCTGGGGTCATCGATGAGCGCCTCGATTACGTGCGCGAGATTACCGTGCTCTTCGACTGGCTGGTGGCGTTTGCACTCCTTCTGGGGGTGATTAACCTGTTTAACCAGGCGCTGCTCTCGGCTGCAGCCAGGCGCCAGCGCTGGGCACTTCACCGTGTACTCGGCGCAACGAGGGGGCAGCTGGTCGCACGTGAACTCGTAATAGGTGCTGGGGCGGAATGGGGGGCAGTCATCTTCGGGGTTCTCTTGGGAGGGTTGCTCGGCTCGCTGTTTGGCGGGTTGCTGAGCCTTCGGGTCGTACTCACGGGGCTACTCATCGGCATACTCAGCTTCTTGCTGGGGAGCTTTCCCCTCGTTAAGGGCACCCTGTCGCTCCATCCGTACGGAGCGCTCAGACAGAGCAAGGGCGTGGCGCGTCATCCGCTGCTGACTCTGGCAGGGGCGCTGGGTCTTCTTGGAGGTTTAGCGCTGGTGGTCTTGGCGGGTGGGTTTCGCGATCTGGGGCAGCGGGCGGTCGGTGCTGAGGTGCAGGCGATAGGCGCCGACCTGGTGGCGTTCGTTCCCGATAGGCGGAGCATCCTGCCGGTTGCGCAGCTTACCGAAGAGGACGTTGCCGCCTTTAGGGAGGCCTTCCCCAGAGTACCGGTCACGAGGTTCGAGCGCTACCCGGCCTCGGTGCAGCGCGATACGGTCTCCTATGACGTTGAGGTGATCGCTGCCGACGACGTGTTCTTGGAAGTTAGCGGGACGCGCCTCGAGGCCGGAAGCTGGGAGGGCGCTGGTGTGGTCTTAGGAAGCGCGGTGGCGGCGGCGCTGTTCCCCGATGGGGGCGCCCTAGGGCAGAGGGTCACGTTGGGTGGTCAGCGGTTAGGAAGCGACCTCGAACTCGAGGTCGAGGCGGTCGCCGCGCTGCCCGCTACCGAAAGGTTCGAGTCCCCTGCGCTGCGTCCCGGCGCGGTGCTGCTGCCGCGCGCTCTGCTCAACACCTTTTCGCTAACCTCGGAGGTGTACGCGCGGGTCGGGGGGCTGACGGAGAGCGAGGTCGAGGCGCTGGGTGCCTTTTTGAGCGCGCGCTACCCGCAAACTGCTCCTACCGTAGCGTTTTACGCCGCCGACAGCGAGAGGTGGTATCTAGGGCGCCTCCAGGAGGTGGCGCGGCACTTCAACCTCGTCGCCGTGCTGATCTTTGTACTCGCGTCGGTCGGTATGGCGACGTTGGCGGTGGCGCGGGCCGAGGCTAGACGCTACGTGCGCGGCCTCGAGCGCGCTTTCGGCGCGACGCGCGCCGAGGTGTTTCGTCGTGAACTACAGAGCGTCGCCCGTCTTTCACTCCTGATCGGTACGCTTGGGGTGGGGGTGGGACTTTTCACCCTCTGGTGGTGGGCGTCTGGCGCAGGCTACGCCTTTGTTATCCCCGCGTTCTGGCTTTTTGCGGCGCTGGTGACAACGTCTGGGATCGGGGTTCTCGTTGGTACTGCTGTGGCGCACTGGAGCGCCTTCCGCTCACCTATGGCAGTGCTAAGGGGGGAAGGATGA
- a CDS encoding ABC transporter ATP-binding protein: protein MIELRGVTKRYGQGQAAVQALTDVSLVVPAGSYVAVTGRSGSGKSTLLSIVGCLERPTSGEYRLLGQPITRAPDRELSRLRAQSFGFVFQAFHLLPEKSVLDNVTLPLRYGRLPKAAWRRRARELLGQVGLAERMDSRPSQLSGGEQQRVAIARALANDPKVLLADEPTGNLDSHTRDEIIALLEAEHARGKTLLIVTHDAELAARAQVRLALRDGCVVF from the coding sequence ATGATCGAGCTGCGAGGCGTGACCAAGCGTTACGGGCAGGGGCAGGCGGCGGTGCAGGCGCTTACGGACGTGAGCCTCGTCGTTCCCGCCGGAAGCTACGTTGCCGTCACGGGACGGAGCGGCTCCGGTAAGTCGACGCTGCTAAGTATCGTCGGTTGCCTCGAACGACCTACCTCGGGGGAGTATCGGCTTCTGGGGCAGCCTATCACCCGCGCGCCGGACCGTGAGCTGTCACGGCTACGCGCCCAGAGCTTTGGCTTTGTCTTTCAAGCGTTTCACCTGCTCCCTGAAAAGAGCGTGCTAGACAACGTCACGCTGCCCCTGCGTTATGGCCGCCTGCCGAAAGCGGCGTGGCGCCGCCGTGCACGAGAGCTGCTGGGGCAAGTTGGGCTCGCTGAACGTATGGATAGTCGCCCCAGCCAGCTTTCAGGGGGTGAGCAGCAGCGCGTCGCTATCGCCAGGGCGCTGGCGAACGACCCTAAAGTTTTACTTGCCGATGAACCGACCGGCAATCTAGACAGTCACACTCGGGACGAGATTATCGCCTTGCTCGAAGCAGAGCATGCGCGGGGGAAAACGCTCTTGATCGTCACGCACGATGCGGAGCTAGCAGCTAGGGCGCAGGTGCGTTTAGCGCTGCGCGACGGGTGCGTCGTGTTCTAG
- a CDS encoding site-2 protease family protein codes for MLSLLQSAPATFALVAGALLYSLALHELAHAWTADKMGDKTARNLGRITLNPLRHLDPVGTAMLFLVGFGWARPVPIQPGNFRHYRVGMLVVSLAGVIVNLLLALAALGALAGLGVTLGTLSQALARDPLRAGLFFMAQINIVLATFNLLPVPPLDGSKALQALLPRGMQRALWGLERYGFLLVVILLVGFREQVFGLINGVTLALLRLVLA; via the coding sequence GTGCTCTCGCTGCTGCAGAGTGCGCCGGCGACCTTCGCCCTGGTCGCCGGCGCGCTCCTCTATAGCCTCGCGCTGCACGAACTCGCCCACGCGTGGACCGCCGACAAGATGGGCGACAAAACCGCCCGCAACCTGGGCCGCATCACCCTCAACCCGCTCCGGCACCTAGATCCCGTGGGCACCGCCATGCTCTTTCTCGTCGGTTTCGGTTGGGCGAGACCGGTCCCCATCCAACCCGGCAACTTCCGCCACTACCGCGTAGGGATGCTCGTCGTCTCGCTCGCCGGTGTCATCGTCAACCTCCTCCTCGCGCTCGCCGCTTTGGGCGCCCTCGCCGGGCTCGGCGTCACGCTAGGGACCCTGTCCCAGGCGCTCGCGCGCGACCCGCTGCGCGCGGGGCTCTTTTTCATGGCGCAGATCAACATCGTGCTGGCGACCTTTAACCTCCTGCCGGTCCCCCCCTTAGACGGCTCGAAGGCGCTGCAGGCGCTTTTACCGCGCGGGATGCAGCGCGCGCTGTGGGGGCTCGAGCGCTACGGTTTTTTGCTCGTCGTCATCCTCTTGGTGGGGTTTCGCGAGCAGGTGTTCGGGCTCATCAACGGGGTGACGCTCGCGCTGCTGCGGCTGGTGCTCGCCTAG
- a CDS encoding site-2 protease family protein gives MLIRYLQGGYNTTDLIIVSIVMIFALVFHNVAQAWVASRYGDANPRFSGFLSFDFQRHLEPIGVLFLFLLGFGWPRPIPTNSRNYRGRGRQEALVWYSGPLAYLLVAFVATLVAAIFAALGSPILARAFILASSVAILHAVINLFPVFPLDGAKAALAWGNPDVRRFIQQIASFGILGFILVFFVLNALNVTGALQAFFQQVILGLVRLIPGL, from the coding sequence GTGCTCATCCGTTATCTACAAGGCGGCTACAACACCACCGACCTCATCATCGTCAGCATCGTCATGATCTTCGCCCTTGTCTTCCACAACGTCGCGCAGGCGTGGGTCGCCTCGCGCTACGGGGACGCCAACCCGCGCTTCTCGGGCTTTTTGAGCTTCGACTTCCAGCGGCACCTCGAGCCCATCGGCGTGCTTTTCCTCTTTCTCCTGGGCTTCGGTTGGCCGCGCCCCATCCCGACCAACAGCCGCAACTACCGCGGCCGCGGCCGCCAAGAGGCGCTGGTGTGGTATAGCGGGCCGCTCGCGTACCTCCTGGTGGCCTTTGTCGCGACCCTCGTCGCCGCCATTTTCGCCGCGCTCGGCAGCCCCATCTTGGCGCGCGCGTTTATCCTCGCCTCGTCGGTCGCCATCTTGCACGCGGTGATCAACCTCTTCCCCGTCTTCCCCCTCGACGGCGCCAAGGCCGCGCTCGCGTGGGGCAACCCGGACGTCCGCCGCTTTATCCAGCAGATCGCCTCGTTCGGCATCCTCGGGTTTATCCTCGTCTTTTTCGTGCTCAACGCGCTCAACGTCACGGGCGCGCTGCAGGCCTTTTTTCAGCAAGTGATCCTTGGCCTCGTCCGTTTGATCCCCGGCCTCTAG
- a CDS encoding CCA tRNA nucleotidyltransferase: MPHPDPEGILERLYTALPERARRLLAAVTQHALSERFRGRALYLVGGTVRDALLGELAAVRDLDVLVEGGDAAPLGRALQRDLGGVLSCHEAFLTCTLRLEELELDLATARRERYAHPGALPTVEAAPLADDLERRDFSVNTFALRLAPAPRLLLSVPGALEDLRARRLRTLHPASFCDDPTRLVRGSRLAARLGFAYDAFTAAQAARALRARAHEQVSPERLKHELLLTLAEPRVAPALEHLAMQGKAQGEAPGALWALYGLRTTPWVGELDALRSRHPVPAESYLIVLLGALSESELAAHQRRMGWPKRLVSARRRFLAALRGEALDRGSEAEHFALKAARPELAAQLERPLLSGEDVLNLGLPAGPHVGAVLRAVARARAAGEVRSLDDERRLAQRLVAGLKPTTPSPRP; the protein is encoded by the coding sequence GTGCCCCACCCCGACCCCGAAGGCATCCTAGAGCGGCTCTACACCGCCCTGCCCGAGCGCGCCCGCCGCCTGTTGGCGGCGGTGACCCAGCACGCTCTGTCGGAGCGCTTTCGGGGGCGGGCGCTCTACCTCGTCGGGGGCACCGTGCGCGACGCGCTTCTAGGCGAGCTTGCGGCGGTGCGCGACCTCGACGTGCTCGTCGAGGGGGGCGACGCCGCCCCGCTCGGGCGGGCGCTGCAGCGCGACCTCGGGGGGGTGCTGAGCTGCCACGAGGCGTTTTTGACCTGCACGCTGCGCCTAGAGGAGCTCGAGCTCGACCTCGCCACCGCCCGCCGCGAGCGCTACGCCCACCCCGGCGCCCTGCCGACGGTGGAGGCGGCCCCTCTAGCGGACGACCTTGAGCGCCGCGACTTTTCGGTCAACACCTTTGCACTGCGCCTCGCGCCCGCGCCGCGGCTGCTGCTGAGCGTCCCGGGGGCGCTCGAGGACCTCCGGGCGCGGCGGCTACGCACGCTGCACCCCGCCTCGTTCTGCGACGACCCGACGCGGCTCGTGCGGGGTTCACGGCTGGCCGCGCGGCTCGGCTTCGCCTACGACGCCTTCACGGCGGCGCAGGCGGCGCGGGCGCTGCGCGCGCGCGCCCATGAGCAGGTGAGCCCGGAGCGCCTCAAGCACGAGCTCCTTTTGACCCTCGCCGAGCCCCGCGTCGCCCCCGCCCTCGAGCACCTCGCAATGCAGGGCAAGGCCCAAGGTGAGGCGCCGGGGGCGCTCTGGGCGCTCTACGGCCTGCGCACCACGCCGTGGGTCGGCGAGCTCGACGCGCTGCGCTCACGCCACCCCGTCCCCGCCGAGAGCTACCTGATCGTTCTGCTCGGCGCGCTGAGCGAAAGCGAACTCGCCGCCCACCAGCGCCGCATGGGCTGGCCCAAGCGCCTTGTGAGCGCGCGCCGGCGCTTTCTGGCGGCGCTGCGCGGCGAGGCGCTCGACCGCGGCAGCGAGGCGGAACACTTCGCCCTCAAAGCCGCCCGCCCCGAGCTCGCCGCGCAGCTCGAGCGGCCCCTGCTTAGCGGGGAGGACGTGTTAAACTTGGGGCTGCCAGCAGGCCCGCACGTGGGCGCAGTGCTGCGCGCGGTCGCGCGCGCCCGCGCCGCCGGTGAGGTGAGGTCGCTCGACGACGAGCGGAGGCTCGCCCAACGGCTCGTCGCGGGCCTCAAACCGACAACCCCTTCGCCACGACCCTAA
- a CDS encoding tRNA (cytidine(34)-2'-O)-methyltransferase, with amino-acid sequence MFHVALFEPEIAGNVGNIARTCAVVGAPLHLIRPYGFRLSDAAVRRAGMDYWEAVQLTQHASFAQFEAHFARAFEAGRVFAFTTKATVGYSEVRYRPGDVLLFGPESRGLPEAVRALASPVRIPMQGGARSLNLAVSVGVGLYEAWRQLGFAPTPPP; translated from the coding sequence GTGTTTCACGTCGCGCTCTTTGAACCCGAGATCGCCGGCAATGTCGGCAACATCGCCCGCACCTGCGCGGTGGTCGGCGCCCCCTTGCACCTCATCCGCCCCTACGGTTTTCGCCTCTCGGACGCGGCCGTGCGCCGCGCCGGGATGGACTACTGGGAGGCGGTGCAGCTCACCCAACACGCCTCGTTCGCGCAGTTTGAGGCGCACTTCGCGCGCGCCTTCGAGGCGGGGCGGGTGTTCGCCTTTACGACGAAGGCGACCGTGGGCTACAGCGAGGTGCGCTACCGCCCGGGAGACGTCCTCCTCTTCGGGCCGGAGTCGCGCGGTTTGCCGGAGGCGGTGCGCGCGCTCGCTTCGCCCGTGCGCATCCCCATGCAGGGGGGGGCGCGCTCGCTCAACCTCGCCGTCAGCGTCGGCGTGGGGCTCTACGAGGCGTGGCGGCAGCTCGGGTTCGCGCCGACGCCGCCACCGTAG
- a CDS encoding M42 family metallopeptidase, whose protein sequence is MHQAAFLYDLLRAPGTSAFEGKPAAVWRRQAEAYGATLTRDTYGNSFASFGPSRQEGVPRVMLAGHLDEIGLIITHIDKEGFLYFKGVGGWDAQQLVGQRVRVVGYRGELLGVIGKKPIHLMESEERTKVSKIESLWIDIGAKSGDEAKAHVRAGDFAVIEQPVIELLNGRLVSKAIDNRLGAYIALEAARRAAEAGANAEVVAVATVQEEIGGVGAYIAAHALTPDVAIAIDVTHATDVPTVDVKREGERPFGSGAELSVGSFVHRGVLERLIATAEARRLPYTLGTSPARTHTDADDIAKNRAGVPTAVVSVPNRYMHSPVEMVDPEDVENVIRLLVAFLEGLGGGVDFTL, encoded by the coding sequence ATGCACCAAGCCGCGTTTCTTTATGACCTCCTCCGAGCGCCCGGTACGAGCGCCTTTGAGGGAAAACCCGCCGCCGTCTGGCGGCGGCAAGCCGAAGCGTACGGCGCCACGCTCACGCGCGACACCTACGGCAACTCGTTTGCGTCGTTTGGACCCTCCCGCCAGGAGGGCGTGCCCCGCGTAATGCTGGCCGGGCACCTCGACGAGATCGGTCTGATCATTACGCACATCGACAAAGAGGGGTTTTTGTACTTCAAGGGCGTCGGCGGCTGGGACGCGCAGCAGCTCGTCGGGCAGCGCGTGCGGGTGGTCGGTTACCGGGGCGAGCTCCTCGGCGTCATCGGCAAAAAACCGATCCACCTGATGGAGAGCGAGGAGCGAACCAAGGTCTCGAAGATCGAATCGTTGTGGATCGACATCGGCGCCAAAAGCGGCGACGAGGCCAAGGCGCACGTGCGCGCGGGCGACTTCGCGGTGATCGAGCAGCCCGTGATCGAGCTTCTCAACGGCCGCTTGGTAAGTAAGGCCATCGACAACCGTCTAGGCGCCTACATCGCGCTCGAGGCGGCGCGCCGCGCCGCCGAAGCGGGGGCGAACGCCGAGGTCGTCGCCGTCGCGACCGTCCAGGAGGAGATCGGCGGGGTGGGCGCCTACATCGCCGCGCACGCGCTGACGCCCGACGTCGCCATCGCCATCGACGTCACCCACGCGACCGACGTCCCCACCGTGGACGTCAAACGCGAAGGCGAGCGGCCTTTCGGCTCGGGGGCCGAGCTGTCGGTCGGCTCCTTCGTCCACCGCGGGGTGCTCGAGCGCCTCATCGCAACGGCCGAGGCGCGGCGCCTCCCCTACACCCTCGGCACCTCCCCCGCGCGCACCCACACCGACGCCGACGACATCGCCAAAAACCGCGCCGGCGTGCCGACGGCCGTCGTGAGCGTCCCCAACCGCTACATGCATTCGCCCGTCGAGATGGTCGACCCCGAGGACGTCGAGAACGTCATCCGGCTCCTCGTGGCCTTTCTCGAGGGGCTAGGGGGGGGCGTCGACTTCACGCTCTGA
- a CDS encoding GNAT family N-acetyltransferase, with translation MEIRDARPADVPAIARVHVDSWRRTYRDLLPQSYLNSLSADAREEMWGEAFAPESTTFLVVAEDSGRIVGFAAAGPARHETSEARAYSGELYAVYTLADYQRRGLGRRLVVAAAEALLAKGYTDMITWVIEDDAACRFYERLGGERVGSKTVELANMSLRAVAYGWPDMSVLLKPQV, from the coding sequence ATGGAGATACGAGATGCGCGCCCCGCCGATGTCCCCGCCATCGCCCGCGTCCACGTCGACAGCTGGCGCCGGACCTACCGCGACCTGTTGCCCCAAAGCTACCTCAATAGCCTCTCCGCCGACGCCCGCGAGGAGATGTGGGGCGAGGCGTTCGCGCCGGAGAGCACCACGTTTTTGGTCGTCGCCGAGGACTCGGGTAGGATCGTCGGCTTCGCTGCGGCGGGCCCCGCGCGCCACGAGACCTCCGAAGCCAGGGCCTACAGCGGCGAGCTCTACGCGGTGTACACGCTCGCCGACTACCAGCGGCGCGGTCTCGGGCGGCGCCTCGTCGTCGCGGCCGCCGAGGCGCTCCTCGCCAAGGGTTACACCGACATGATCACCTGGGTCATCGAGGACGACGCCGCCTGCCGCTTCTACGAACGCCTAGGGGGCGAGCGGGTCGGTAGCAAAACCGTCGAGCTCGCCAACATGTCGCTGCGGGCCGTGGCTTATGGCTGGCCCGACATGAGCGTGCTGCTTAAACCACAGGTGTGA
- a CDS encoding YpdA family putative bacillithiol disulfide reductase, producing MLDAPPASPLDVAIIGAGPIGIEAAIRAKRAGLRYLLIDKGAVVDAIYRWPTFLTFFTTSERLEVGGHPFVTATDKPTRKEALDYYRKVAQREALHVRLYSPVTAVRRAPEGFELTLSPEHRPEERLRARTVVVATGYYDNPKRLGVPGEDLPSVSHYFDEAHPHWGRNVTIIGAGSSAADAALELFRAGAKVTMVHRGEGFRHSLKYWIRPNLENRIKEGSITAHFRTVVQAITPTEVVALKAGEELRIPTDVTFALTGYYAAPGRFLEGLGVETNPEDFSVALDPATFESNVPGLYFIGSAGFGTRTSDVFIENGLLHAAAAMADIARRLEQRPVGV from the coding sequence ATGTTGGACGCGCCCCCCGCCTCCCCGTTAGACGTCGCCATTATCGGCGCAGGCCCCATCGGCATCGAGGCCGCGATCCGCGCCAAGCGCGCCGGACTCCGCTACCTGCTTATCGACAAGGGCGCCGTGGTCGACGCCATCTACCGCTGGCCGACCTTTTTGACCTTTTTCACCACCAGCGAACGCCTCGAGGTCGGCGGGCACCCGTTTGTAACGGCGACCGACAAACCGACCCGCAAAGAGGCGCTGGACTACTACCGCAAGGTCGCCCAACGCGAAGCCCTGCACGTGCGCCTCTACAGCCCCGTCACGGCCGTGCGGCGCGCGCCGGAGGGGTTTGAGTTGACGCTCTCCCCCGAACACCGCCCGGAAGAGCGGCTGCGCGCCCGCACCGTGGTGGTGGCGACCGGCTACTACGACAACCCCAAACGGCTCGGCGTCCCCGGTGAGGACCTGCCGAGCGTCTCGCACTACTTCGACGAGGCGCACCCGCACTGGGGCCGCAACGTGACCATCATCGGGGCGGGCTCGAGCGCCGCCGACGCTGCTCTAGAGCTTTTCCGCGCCGGCGCCAAGGTGACGATGGTCCACCGCGGCGAGGGCTTTCGCCACTCGCTCAAGTACTGGATCCGGCCGAACCTGGAAAACCGCATTAAAGAGGGGTCGATCACCGCGCACTTTCGCACCGTGGTGCAAGCGATCACCCCGACTGAGGTCGTCGCGCTCAAAGCGGGCGAGGAGCTGCGCATCCCGACCGACGTGACCTTCGCGCTGACGGGCTACTACGCGGCGCCGGGGCGCTTTTTAGAGGGTCTAGGGGTCGAGACGAACCCCGAAGACTTTTCCGTCGCGCTCGACCCCGCGACTTTTGAGAGCAACGTGCCGGGGCTCTACTTCATCGGCTCGGCGGGTTTCGGCACCCGCACCTCGGACGTGTTTATCGAAAACGGGCTCCTGCACGCCGCGGCGGCGATGGCGGACATCGCGCGGCGGCTCGAGCAAAGACCCGTGGGGGTGTAA
- the nth gene encoding endonuclease III → MTDAAAPPTERAPLILRALQESYPDATTELDHHNPFELLIATILSAQATDRSVNAATPALFERYPDAHALALAEPEEVEPYIRRIGLYRAKARNCVATARALVERFGGEVPEDFGAVLSLPGVGRKTAAVVLANAFGRPAIAVDTHVGRLARRLGLSAATNPDRVQRDLEALFPPASWIFLHNALIFHGRRVCFARAPACEVCTLAPLCPSRRR, encoded by the coding sequence ATGACCGACGCCGCGGCGCCCCCCACCGAGCGCGCCCCGCTCATTTTGAGAGCCCTGCAAGAGAGCTACCCAGACGCGACGACCGAACTCGACCACCACAACCCCTTTGAACTGCTCATCGCCACCATCTTATCGGCGCAGGCGACCGACAGGAGCGTCAACGCCGCGACCCCCGCGCTCTTCGAGCGCTACCCCGACGCGCACGCCCTCGCCCTAGCCGAACCGGAGGAGGTCGAACCCTACATCCGGCGCATTGGCCTCTACCGCGCCAAGGCCAGAAACTGCGTGGCCACGGCGCGCGCGCTCGTCGAGCGCTTCGGTGGGGAGGTCCCCGAGGACTTTGGGGCGGTTCTCTCGCTCCCCGGCGTCGGGCGCAAAACGGCCGCGGTCGTGCTGGCCAACGCCTTCGGACGCCCCGCGATCGCCGTCGACACCCACGTCGGGCGGCTCGCGCGGCGTTTGGGGCTGAGCGCGGCGACCAATCCCGACCGCGTGCAGCGCGACCTCGAGGCGCTCTTTCCGCCCGCGAGCTGGATCTTTCTGCACAACGCGCTGATCTTTCACGGGCGGCGGGTGTGCTTCGCGCGCGCCCCGGCCTGCGAGGTCTGCACGCTCGCACCCCTCTGCCCGAGCCGCCGCCGGTAG
- a CDS encoding type II secretion system F family protein, with translation MPLYAYKARDRSGRLVEAVMEAPTQRDVALALREKDLLPTEIAPPKTGLHADVKLPAWLSVGGKPNLRDVTVFSRQFATVINAGLPVVQSLAILQRQAEKDALKEALKRIREEVETGTPLSEALAKHPKLFGRLYVYLVRAGEASGNLDSILERIALYQEKQAALRGKLRSALTYPTVVLLIALGVTYFLLTGIVPQFAGILTQLGGELPLMTRVLIAISDFLRGQWWLLLLLAVGGVVGLGAFYRTARGRRAIDGALLKAPVLGKLVQKTAIASFSSTFGLLLKSGVNILEAIDITKGTAGNAIVEDVLEEAKGAVQRGEQMSLTLLARPKVFPPLVASMVAIGEETGAVDAMMEKVASFYEREVNEAVESLTAALEPLLIVFLGGVVGFIVAGMFLPMFAIIGQLGG, from the coding sequence ATGCCGCTCTACGCTTACAAGGCCAGGGACCGCTCCGGTCGCCTCGTGGAGGCGGTGATGGAGGCCCCCACGCAGCGCGACGTCGCGCTGGCGCTACGCGAAAAGGACCTCCTGCCCACCGAGATCGCCCCCCCGAAGACGGGGTTGCACGCCGACGTCAAGCTGCCGGCGTGGCTGAGCGTCGGGGGAAAACCCAACCTGCGCGACGTCACGGTGTTTAGCCGCCAGTTCGCGACGGTGATCAACGCGGGGTTGCCGGTCGTGCAGTCGCTGGCGATCTTGCAGCGCCAAGCCGAAAAGGACGCCCTCAAAGAGGCGCTCAAAAGGATCCGCGAGGAGGTCGAGACCGGCACGCCCCTCTCGGAGGCGCTCGCAAAGCACCCCAAGCTCTTCGGTCGGCTCTACGTCTACCTCGTACGGGCGGGGGAGGCGTCGGGCAACCTAGACAGCATCCTAGAGCGCATCGCGCTCTACCAGGAGAAGCAGGCGGCGCTGCGCGGCAAGTTGCGGAGCGCTCTAACCTACCCCACCGTGGTGCTCCTTATCGCCCTCGGCGTCACCTACTTTCTGCTGACGGGGATCGTGCCGCAGTTCGCGGGGATCTTGACGCAGCTCGGCGGTGAGCTGCCCCTCATGACGCGCGTGCTGATCGCCATCAGCGACTTTTTGCGGGGGCAGTGGTGGCTGCTGCTCCTGCTCGCTGTCGGCGGCGTGGTGGGGTTGGGGGCGTTTTACCGTACCGCTCGGGGGCGCCGCGCGATCGACGGCGCGCTCCTCAAAGCGCCGGTGCTGGGCAAGCTGGTGCAAAAAACCGCCATCGCGAGCTTTTCGAGCACCTTTGGGCTCCTTCTCAAGAGCGGCGTCAACATCCTCGAGGCGATCGACATCACCAAGGGCACAGCCGGCAACGCGATCGTCGAGGACGTGCTCGAGGAGGCCAAAGGGGCGGTGCAGCGCGGCGAGCAGATGAGCCTGACGCTGCTCGCGCGGCCCAAGGTCTTTCCGCCTCTGGTCGCTTCGATGGTCGCCATCGGCGAGGAGACGGGCGCGGTCGACGCGATGATGGAAAAAGTCGCGAGCTTTTACGAGCGCGAGGTCAACGAGGCCGTCGAGAGCCTCACGGCGGCGCTGGAGCCCCTGCTGATCGTCTTCTTGGGCGGCGTCGTCGGGTTTATCGTGGCGGGGATGTTCCTGCCGATGTTCGCGATTATCGGGCAGCTGGGTGGGTAG